The Amycolatopsis sp. QT-25 genomic sequence CTCGAACGCCAACGCGTCGGCGAACTCGACGGTCAAGAGGCCGCATGCGGTCAGATACATCTCCGGGTCGGGCTTCGGCGCGGTCACGCAGTTTCACGGGAAACATTTCCGAAAGCCCGCCACGGAGGAGCGCGGCTTCCAGCAATGCTCGGGCCGAGTTGCTCGCGACGGCGACAGCGGTCAGTTCGACCAACGTGCGCACGCCGATCACCAACGCTTGCTCATCCGGACCGAACGGCAGACCTCGCCGCGCGCAATTCGTCGCAGTCGAAGACCACCGCGCGAGGATTTCGACCACCGAAGAGCAGGTGCACGCTTCCGCCAGTTCGAGCACACAGGGTCACTGAGCTATGAGCAGACAGCTATCGTCACCGTGACAAAACGACCTGGGGTGATCCCTAATCGGTTTCCCGTGTCTGATTTGCCTGGTTTCGATCCATGAGCGCCACAATGCGTTCAAGATCGTCAACCGAGCCGAATTCGAGGGTGATCCGCCCCTTGCGGCGGCCCAGATCGACTTTCACGCGAGTGTCGAACCGATCCGAAAGCCGGTTCGCCAATTCCTGGAGCCCGGGCGCCTGGATCGGCTTGCGGGGAGCGGGCTTCGGCTTAGCCGGCTTTTCACTCTTCTTGAGCGTGACGGCTTCTTCGGTCGCACGGACCGACATGCCCTCCGCGACGATCCGCGTCGCCAGCTCTTCCTGGCTGTCGGCGTCCTCAAGAGAGAGCAGAGCCCGCGCGTGGCCCGCCGAAAGCACACCGGCGGCGACCCGTCGCTGGACCGCGAGGGGGAGCTTGAGCAAGCGGATCGTGTTCGTGATGACCGGGCGGCTGCGCCCGATCCGGCCGGCCAGCTCCTCGTGCGTGACCGCGAACTCGTCGAGCAGCTGCTGATACGCGGCCGCTTCTTCGAGCGGATTGAGCTGAACGCGGTGGATGTTCTCGAGTAACGCGTCGCGCAACATCGCCTCGTCGGCGGTCTGGCGGACGATCGCCGGAATCACCTTGAGCTCTGCCAATTGAGACGCCCGGAGCCGCCGCTCACCCATGACGAGTTCGTACTCGTCGGTGCCGAGCTCCCGGACCACGATGGGCTGCATGAGCCCGAACTCGCGGATCGAATGCTCCAGCTCGTTGAGCGCGTCTTCGTCGAAGACCTGCCGCGGCTGCTTCGGGTTCGGCTTGATCTGGCTGACCGGGACCTCGCGGTAGACCGCGCCGGCGACGTTGCCGCCGTGCGCACCGGCCTCACCGTTGGCCGCGAACCAGCCCTTGTCGTCCGGCCCCGCGGGTTTGGCCGGGGGAACGGAAACCTTGGCGGAGCCGTTCTCGGCGGGGGCCGCAGAGCCCGGTGGCGGACCGGTGGGGATCAGGGCGGCGAGCCCGCGCCCGAGCCCCCCTCTGCGCTCGCTCATGCCGTACCGCTCCTTTCCTTCATCTCCGCACCCCGTTGTGCGATCTCTTTCGCCGCGTCCACATAGCTCATGGCGCCACGGGAACCCGGGTCGTACGCGAGGACGGTCTGCCCGTAGCCGGGTGCCTCGGACACCTTCACGCTGCGCGGGATGACCGTCTTGAGGACAGTGTCCCCGAAGTGGTTCCGGACCTCGTTCGTCACCTGATCGGCGAGCTTCGTCCGGCCGTCGTACATGGTGAGCAGAATCGTGGAGACGCTGAGTTCGCGGTTCAGGTGGGCCTGGACGAGCTCGATGTTGCTCAGCAGCTGCCCCAGACCTTCGAGCGCGTAGTACTCGCACTGGATCGGGATCAGTACCTCCTGCGCGGCGACCATCGCGTTGACGGTCAGCAGGCCGAGCGACGGCGGACAGTCGATGAAGACGTAGTCGACGCCGATCTCGTCGAGGATCTCGGCCGAGAGCGCCTCCTTGAGCCGCATCTCTCGAGACGCCATGGAGACGAGTTCGATCTCGGCACCGGCGAGGTCGATGGTCGCGGGCACGCAGTAGAGATTGGACGACTGCTCGCTCTGCGCCGCTGCCTCGACGAGCGACACCTCGCCGATCAGCACCTCATAGATCGAGGGGGTGCCCGACCGGTGGTCGATGTCGAGCGCGGTACTCGCATTGCCCTGAGGGTCGAGGTCGATCACGAGCGTCTTCAGCCCGTGGACGGCGAGGGCGGCGGCGAGATTCACCGTGCTGGTGGTCTTGCCGACGCCACCCTTCTGGTTGGCGACCGTCAGCACTCGCCGACGAGCCGGTCGGGGGAGCGCCCCCTCCTTGGGGTGCAGCACGCTGGCGGCACGCACGGCTTCTTCGGCGATGGGCGTCCAGCCGAGTTCCTGGCCGGTGCTCGCAGGGTCGGACGGCGGGGGAGTCACCGGTCTCGAGCCTCCTCTGTATTAGACGGGGGAGTCGTTCCACGTTGTTTCACGTGGAACCGGGGTCAGTTGCGTCTGCCGCGTGGTCGGGACTGCTTCGGCGGCAGGCGGTGGATCACGACGACCGTGCTCGGAACCTCGAGCACCTGGGAACCGCACTCGAAGACTTCCGGCTCGTCGCCACCGGCCTTGCGGACGGCGACGCGATCACGTTCGATTTCCTCTCCAGCGCTCGCTCCTTTGAGGGCGACCAGAGCACCTTGGGAACGCACGAGCGGGAGACACCAGTTCGCGAGCCGGGCCAACGGTGCGACCGCCCGGGCGGTGACGACATCGGCGCCACCGAGCTCCTCACGTATCTGCCGCTCCTCCGCGCGCCCGCGGACGACGGTAAGGGGAAGATCCAATTTCTCGGCAACCTCGGCCAGCCAGTCGACCCGACGGGCCATCGGTTCGAGCAGAACGATATCGAGGTCCGGTCGACTGATCGCGAGCGGTACACCCGGAAGCCCCGCGCCGGATCCGACGTCCACCACGCGGGCGCCGTCGGCAATGCGTTCCCCGATCACCGCGGAGTTGAGGACGTGGCGCTCCCACAACCGGTCGACCTCGCGAGGCCCGATCAGGCCGCGTTCCACGCCATGCTGTTCCAGAAGTTCGACGTAGCCGATGGCTTGCTCGACGCGGTCTCCGAATACTGCTGACGCCGCATTCCGAACCGATGCGGCGACCCCGTCCAAGCCCACTCTTGCTCCTCAACCCTCGACGCCGTTTCACGTGAAACGCGCTCCACTGATTGTCCACGACGCCGACCGCAATACGGGGAGACAGACCGAAGTTGTGGACAACTCCACTCGGCTCGCCCGTTTCACGTGAAACGCCACGCCTGTCATTCACCCCGGACACGAAGAAGCGGCCCACCGGATCACCGGCGGGCCGCTTCTTGTCGAGTAACCGTCAGGCGGGGAAGATGACGACCCGGCGCTTCGGGTCCTCGCCTTCGCTCTCGCTCTTGACCCCGTCGACCGCAGCGACCGCGTCGTGTACGACCTTGCGCTCGAACGGGCTCATCGGCTGCAACCGGACACGCTCACCGGAGGAGACCACCGTCTCGGCGGTCGAGCGACCGAGCTCGCGAAGCTCCTCACGACGGTCGGCGCGCCAGCCCGCGATGTCCAGCATCAGCCGGCTCCGCGAGCCGGTCTCCTGCTGCACCGCCAGGCGCGTCAACTCCTGCAGCGCCTCCAGCACGGTGCCGCGCGGGCCGACGAGCTTCTCCAGATCCTCGCCACCGTCGATACTGACGATCGCGCGACCCGCTTCGACATCGAGGTCGATGTCGCCGTCGTAGTCCAAAAGATCGAGCAGCCGCTCGAGGTAGTCGCCGGCGATGTCGCCCTCCTTCACGAGGACGTCGTCGTCGACACCTCCCTTGCGAGTGGTCTCTTCAGCGGCGTCCTGGACCTCGGGCGCGCTGTTCTCCTCGGCGTCGATCGTGTCGATCGTCTCCGCCATTACTGGTCTCCTCTCCGGCCCGGATCGGCGTCAGCGACGCTTCCGGCCCGATTTCTTAGTCGAGTCCGAGATGAGCTCGGTCGCGTCCGCGCCGTTCTCCTTC encodes the following:
- a CDS encoding ParA family protein, whose amino-acid sequence is MTPPPSDPASTGQELGWTPIAEEAVRAASVLHPKEGALPRPARRRVLTVANQKGGVGKTTSTVNLAAALAVHGLKTLVIDLDPQGNASTALDIDHRSGTPSIYEVLIGEVSLVEAAAQSEQSSNLYCVPATIDLAGAEIELVSMASREMRLKEALSAEILDEIGVDYVFIDCPPSLGLLTVNAMVAAQEVLIPIQCEYYALEGLGQLLSNIELVQAHLNRELSVSTILLTMYDGRTKLADQVTNEVRNHFGDTVLKTVIPRSVKVSEAPGYGQTVLAYDPGSRGAMSYVDAAKEIAQRGAEMKERSGTA
- the rsmG gene encoding 16S rRNA (guanine(527)-N(7))-methyltransferase RsmG — protein: MGLDGVAASVRNAASAVFGDRVEQAIGYVELLEQHGVERGLIGPREVDRLWERHVLNSAVIGERIADGARVVDVGSGAGLPGVPLAISRPDLDIVLLEPMARRVDWLAEVAEKLDLPLTVVRGRAEERQIREELGGADVVTARAVAPLARLANWCLPLVRSQGALVALKGASAGEEIERDRVAVRKAGGDEPEVFECGSQVLEVPSTVVVIHRLPPKQSRPRGRRN
- a CDS encoding R3H domain-containing nucleic acid-binding protein yields the protein MAETIDTIDAEENSAPEVQDAAEETTRKGGVDDDVLVKEGDIAGDYLERLLDLLDYDGDIDLDVEAGRAIVSIDGGEDLEKLVGPRGTVLEALQELTRLAVQQETGSRSRLMLDIAGWRADRREELRELGRSTAETVVSSGERVRLQPMSPFERKVVHDAVAAVDGVKSESEGEDPKRRVVIFPA
- a CDS encoding ParB/RepB/Spo0J family partition protein; translation: MSERRGGLGRGLAALIPTGPPPGSAAPAENGSAKVSVPPAKPAGPDDKGWFAANGEAGAHGGNVAGAVYREVPVSQIKPNPKQPRQVFDEDALNELEHSIREFGLMQPIVVRELGTDEYELVMGERRLRASQLAELKVIPAIVRQTADEAMLRDALLENIHRVQLNPLEEAAAYQQLLDEFAVTHEELAGRIGRSRPVITNTIRLLKLPLAVQRRVAAGVLSAGHARALLSLEDADSQEELATRIVAEGMSVRATEEAVTLKKSEKPAKPKPAPRKPIQAPGLQELANRLSDRFDTRVKVDLGRRKGRITLEFGSVDDLERIVALMDRNQANQTRETD